The Syngnathus scovelli strain Florida chromosome 21, RoL_Ssco_1.2, whole genome shotgun sequence DNA segment TACCATACACctggaataaataaaaacagaattattatttgtctttttaatcTACTTATCccattaaaatgcacctaatgtACAATATGAGGTCTTTCTCCAAACCTCAGGCATGCAGTCCCCATACTCTGTCTGCAAGGCCAGAGCTCCGAGGTATAGAGCGGTCTCCTCATGGCAGGACAATCTATCGTCTAAGAGGTCTTTTCTAAGTTGGAGGTAGTACTGGTGGCGGGTCTGTTTGTGCCTGACAGGACGAGACTCTGAATCACCTCTATTAATTTCTAACAAAGGGTCAAATTTTCAGGGGGATAACTAAGTAGCAAAAAATACTTACAAAAGTGTAGAGATGTCATTGACAAAGAATTTGACCCTGAAGAAAAGGACAAAGGTGGTTGAAGGCACTTTCTTCCAGCTTTCCGGAGCAACTTTGGAAATCTTGGTATCGTTGTCCACAAAGAAAAACTCATTATCTGATGAAAGAGAAAAGGAGACTTCGTTTGCGCATCCTTGTTGTTAGAATTGTCATATTTAATTGTCCGTTGGTGAGATTTACCGTCAATGTAAGCAAGGGCGAAGTAAAAGTGTTCCACCAGGTTGGCATGAGCGACAATCATGTCAAACACGTCTCCGCCTCTGGTTTTCACTTCACATTTGATGGCTATGTTCTGACCGCTTGGCATCACCACAGTCAGTTCTCTCTGTGTGGTTGGCGATTTCCCTTTTTTTGACTACAATATAAAGAAATCAAGACGGAAGAAAGAGTcaaagtgtttgtttttttttaatgactaaaCATGATGAGAAGTAAAAACATGATTGATGAATTCCTTTGGTTTCTCACCAAAATGGATCCAGGCAGCTCTAAGACAACAACGGGCTCATCCGACATTCTAATAAACTCTGGACCCATGTCCTACATTAAAAGATGTCGCAAAtgaaaatatataatcattacTCAATCATAACCCTCAACAAAAGGAATTGACTATTTGCAGTCACTATATTTTCAATAAGGCTTTCCTATAGCAAATTTGCTCACCTTCATTTTCTTATCATTCAGACTCATTGTCGACTCAAACTGCATGAGAAATCTCGAGTTAGCAGGCCGACCGCCATCTAGGTATGGGCTACAGACAGTGCGATTGAACTGTTGCCAACTCCCATTACTCTCAGTGTGTCGACATCCCGAGGGGATCCTAAGCAGGAATGACTTTATCAGTCCTTTAAATCTGTCACTACTGAGATCTACTAACCAACGTTTCAGTTTTTGTTTGAAAGATGTGAAATGAGAATGCATCACTTCACTTCATACCCTGTGGACTCAGGTGTATAGGATGCTCCTGAGAATGTTCTGGAGATCTTCTTCTTTGTCATCCATGTAGGGTTACAAAAAGACCGACCTGAAATACAATCCAGTACTGAGTAAGGTATACACAGTACAttgtgtattctttttttttgtctcacatAATACAACTACTTTTCTTACTGTGTAACTTGTCTCTGATGATCTGACTGCGATCACTCATCAGGGATCCGTTTTCTGTCACTGACAGAGGCGCTACCTGTTGCATGAATATTTGGGCTGTCAGTTAAAACCAGCGGAAACCACCATGATCAAAGAATGCGAGGTTCGTTGTCCGCTAACCGAGTTTCGGTAGATGTCTTCTACCAGCTGCTTGACAAGCCGCTCGGCGGGATAAAGCATAAAGTTCTTGTGGTGAAGCTCGCAGGTCTCAAGCACCGTCATCAGGTCCGTCCGCCTCGTTACCGTGTCCTCGCACATGCTCAGTAGTAAACCCTCCAGCTCTGCACTAAGATGAACAGGCTTTCACAAGAAGAAGCATGTTGATAAAGGGTTGATGAATTTTGGACAGTTGACACTTAAGGAGCATAGTACCTGGTTTTGAGGTAGTTGATAATCCACGCACCAGTAAAAAGTCATACCCAGTGAGTATACAAGTGTCTGTGGGAAAGCAGGGACAGAGACAAGAACTTGTTATCCCAAGTGTGCTTTGCAAGGTGTAGCAATCCATTGGCCAATAATTAAGTTCAAGGTTGTGGGACTGTTGATAACTTTAGATGTAAGACGAGGTTTGTaataaaaaatgttgtttttttttgcggaCCCCCCAAGATATCCTTGCCCCACCCTCAAGGAAAAAGTTCTAGCTCCACCAGTGGACAGACTAAACCCTGTCGTGGTTGTCAGTCAATCATCAAATCAAGGGACAAGTTATGCCAGACGTATTGGATTGTCCGTGTTTTATAAAGGCACTGATCATAGCTAGattattttcaactttaaatatAAATTCTGATGGACTAACTTTGATATTGCTTAGTAAGCCCTGAATATCATGAAATTCCTATCCTACTTTAGACTTTTTCCACTTTAGATACCACTGGTGTTTCTTGCTTTTAATAGGAAAGTAGTATCCctgtaaatgtaaaaataacttGAAATTGTATGGTAGAGTGCTAAGACGGAACATGCACTGATCTGACCTATGGTATCTACGAGATCATTTTTACAACCTTTTCAGCTGTGGTTCTTGTGGAGGCAGTGTGACCCTGAATGACTTCGGGAGCCACAAAGGAGGCCACATCATCATTTCGCCCACAGCTCTTGAAGGCCATACGCCCATTAGCGGACAGTAGCACCGTGCCTGGGCTGAGGACGCTACACATGTTTCCAGAGCCTAAACGGAACACAGCAGAAACGTTTAGGGATGGCAGGTGGCTAATTTGCGGGAATCTTGTTGGAGGCTAATTACCTTTTTTGGAAATATCCAGTAAGGCCTCTGTGGTGACAAGCAATAGACACCAGACCTCATCCTCATCTAGCGGTGAACCTCTGGCTTCTAGCACCTCTGCCAGGGTCACAAAGGTCCCCATCCTAATGGAAAACACAGCTGCTGTGTGATTCATGAAAACCCTCAGTTTCTGTAAATATCAGCCAGTAATCGATGTCTAACAAACAACCAAACCAGATTTATACTTATAGGCATGTAAGGAAATGGAAGACATTGTTCATCTAGCAGTTGGGTTTTGATGGTGGAATAGCATAACTTCTGTCACATTTCCATGTACAGTATGTTAGCTCCAATTAATACTCTAAAATACACATCGTGAGGAATCAGAGTCCAAATGTTTGTCTTTCTATCTGTCAGTCCCGCTTCCTTCCCTATTCTGTAAATCAACCCTGAATTGTCCATGTGAACACATGATGAAGTTCTCAATACAATTATAGATATTTGTTTCTCAATACTGCATTCACATTATTTGCTAAACTGTAGTGTGAATATTAGTAAGCACACATGCCTCGTCGGGAACTCTATTTCTGATATAGTGACAAAAACATACCATCACAAACTATTCTGCACCACAGTGCAGCTGGTACTGTGTATTTCTGGTGGTCCTTTAATCATACTTAAATGCGGTAGCTATTTGTTTACATGTAATGTATCTTACCTTATTCCCTTTAATTTCCCTCAGACATCCGCCTTGTGAATCTAATCCTTCCTCTTACACGTCCACCACTTCCATGTCATCCACCTCTTCTTCGTCGCCAGGTCCCCATCTGTCATGGCAGCTTGTCATTATTGACATCATTTGCTCATGACAGATCAATTGTCTATGCAAAAACcaaagaccacagatatcatttCCACTGCGCTCACAACTAGTGACGTGTTGATTCTgtgttttctgtcattttatACTATTTTTAGACCAGGGACTTAAGCACATAATTGGATTTGCCGGACAAGCTAATGGCAGCTGGGGCAAGTAAAGGGCCAATCCAATAGAGGCAGCACTGTGTTAATGAGCCATTGCAACTGCAAGGGAATGTCTCAGTCAATTAGATCACTTTCTTTCGTTATCTTTCAACAGTTTAGCATTATATCAAGTGGGACGCAACACATATATTGCAAATGGCAGGTTGATTCATCACACCAAATATCTTCTCAGCTAGGAACTGTTGGATGCTCATTATGACGTTTCAGAAAGAAACTCTATTCCAATGCTTAACTATATTTACTATTATTTAAATCTGATGTGCGAGAGGAAAAGATCTGTGGAAAACTTGGAATCGGTGTTAAATATACATCTAGAAAAGTGAACTTGCATCTCTGTATTATTTGGTATTTTATTTAAACCTAAAGTAAAATGTGCTTTAAAATTAAATGTTTCTCTATGTGTGAAGCACAACGCATTTAGGGTTTTATTGTGGAGAAATTGGCTTGGCAAAGACAAGGGAACACTGTTGAAAAATTTCAATTGCTTCTCTTGAACGCAGCGGAGTTGCAAAAGGTTGCGTAATCGTCATTTCCGCTTTGCGCTCGGAGTTGCAACAGAAAACGGATCTTGAACGTCTCACTCTGGTCCTCATTGTGCAGCCGAGGAAACGTCGCAAGGTTCCGCCGACGTCGGTATGAAATGGCAGAAAGTGCTTGTGTCACGGAAGCTCAAAGATTAGGTTACGCCGTAGCCACACATGCATATTGCCGGGACCCCGGCCTGTTAGTTTGAGGGCCGCCCAAGTGTCTCCGAAGACGGATTCAAGCGTTGTTTGGTCTCCAAAACCGCCCAGGTTGTGTCTCCGGCGGACAGCCAGCGAACGGCGACTGCGGGTCGACACTGTTGGAATTATCCAGAGAGGGGTGAGCTCGACGTCTGGTTATTTGTTTTTACCTATGAAGCGATTGTCAATAATTGGGGGGGGTGGCTCTTGCCCAATTCGTGTCACGTTTAGGACCGTAAATAGGTGTTTGCTAGTCACGCCACTACAGGAGATATAACAGGTCTGGCCTAACTGGTACATGGCAACCAGAGTGAGCAGCTACTGAAACATACTACAATACTGTTTTTCTCTTTGTGTTGCATAATAACCACAAAGTATgaacatttgtttgtttatagAAAACAAACCGTGTTTCCCTAATGCTGTGACATACAATGTTGCGGACGATGAGCAGTTGTCAACAAATTTACACGCTGTTTTGGTTTTGCAAACTGTGCACCCAGTGGCCAAAATGGCCATTTCAAAACAGTAtgaaaaatactttaaaaatgACAATTGAACATGTTAaacgaataaaacaccagacttaATGTAAATTTATTGACCTGCAAATTGCATTGGCATATCCGCATTTGGCAGTTGCACAATGCAGCTGGAGTTTTTAGCTGTTGTAATTTAACACTTATTAAAAACTATGTATGGTAGCATGAATGTTTTTGCAATTCTATAATCTTTTTAGCTGCATTGCTATTGGCGCACATTCTGCTGAGAGGTTCTTTCGTCACCTCAGCGCTACCCCATGATCAATAAATATAAAGTAAGGTGGTTGAGGTGGACGTTTCACTAAATTTTCTGCCTTTAATCATTGTAAAATGGAAGCCCAAACTGTATCATAAAGCTCTATCTCAAGACACTCACCCAAGATTGCAGGAATGCACCTATCATTCAATTTGAATTGATACATTCCACACATAATTATAGTGAATACATGTACCAACGTGTACCACAATGGTcccttttcaaatattttctttttaaataacaaACACACTCAAGTTGGAAGTGGTTGTGTTAGTGAtcaactttgcagtattttCCATCTATATTAATATAGGCAGTTCCCTATAATAAAGAATATTGACAACCTACCTTCAACTTGTGTGTTAAGTCGAGGTGTAACCTGTATTAGGAAAGGTACACGCATCTTATTTTGAACTAATGTAAGCAAACTATTTGAATGACCGTGAACATTTTGACCGTGTATTTTATATGCAGTGACCATTTTAAGTGTATTTAGATAAGAGCAAGGCTTGTTTACCAGGGGCAGCATTATCAACATGGCAAAACTTGCCTGTGTGTGGACTTTGACTCTTATGTGGCCCGATCAACAGTAAGAATGGAAATTGAAAATTAATAAACCTATTATTGAATTTCTTAAATAACGGCTGAGTGTGAGCATATGATTAGGTTCATGATGTGACACATTTGACTTTGAGATATGGTGTCCGAAGTTTTTCGTGATGGACTTATCAGAAGGGTAGCAGGGTACCTGTGGGCTGCTTGCCACTTTGCAGACTATTAGGAGGGAGGAAGTTATGTTACGATAAGAGTTCAAAGAAGAGAAGGAGGCAAAACTGAGTAGGAAGTCTGAAATAGACTTTCGAGGAGACAGACAAAATGGCATGCTTGCAGTTTTAACAGACTTACTGGACcgtatcattttttttccttttgcaaAGATAATCCAGTCGTAtctcatttttttattcatttatttattattattatttatttatttattgttgtgttatttattcattatttattcagcacgcttttgttatacttgtttacttgtttgtctgttgtgagccatgtcttgtcaccgtgggataggggggaacgaaatttcggtttctttgtgtgtctttggcatgtggagaaattgacaataaagctgactttgactttgactttgatttttcaACATACAAGCCATTCCTCAGCCAATTTACAAACCTATCTTTTCCTGGCCAATTTCTAGATACTTACCTACCGCTGTTACCGAGCTTGGATAAAAACAGATAAGTTGTTTCAGGAAGTACATTGGGCATAAAAACTGCCAGCAAATCATGCAAGTGACTCACTGTGGCGACCCCCCTAAAACGCAGTTAATAGTCCGTTGTGAACTTGACCGTGGTTGAcaaataaatagaaactacaatggATGTTTGAAGGCTAATTGGCGCTGAAAGCAGGGTTGCTTGGTAGTCACGGAAATGAAGATCAGAATAAGTCACGGTCCGAGAAACATCCAGCTATCATAGTCAAGCCAGTCTTGTCAGCACAATGATCCAAATGcctctaatgattcctcctttttggatTCAGCATGAGCCAACTTCCTGCTTCCACTCATCCTCCTGCCTATCTCATTGCATTGTTTTGAACTTTTTACCTTTTCCGTGAAGCACATTCACAGCACTGACATGCTTGTGGGATGTTTACTGCTAGTGTAAGGCTTCATTTTCTGCCAGTTTGACTCTACATTTATATGAGTTAGAGTGTTAGAGTTTGATTTACAATTGCAGGTCGCACTGCTAAGTGGTGTTATAAACATAATGGACTTTACAAGTTGTTTTAATGGGAAATTATAATACAGTAAGCCATTATGTTATACAGCTCTTCATCTTTCTTTCAGTTTCTTGGGCAGGGACTCAATCCCAGTTttggttttattatttcaacTTTCTGACAATGTAgaattaaatgtaaataattgTTTTCACATAAAAAAATTTTCTGCTGTTTGTAGGTGTTGAACGATATCCTCCACTTGGATGCTCAGCCACAGTCCAAGGCAAAACCATGAACCGCAACAAGCGTGAAAAGGAGTACTACAGTATAGATGTGGGCGACTCAACATTTATGGTTTTAAAGCGCTACCAGAATCTCAGACCCATTGGATCCGGAGCACAGGGAATTGTCTGGTGAGTCACTTCTATTTTTGGCGGCTTATTTTATTGTGGGGCTGACCTGATGCTAAATTGATCCGTAAGGAGCTGTTGAACAGCGGAGCAAGGCAATCACAATCAGGCTATATTTCTGCACACCATAAAACAGGAGCCAAATAaaatccagtaaaaaaaaaagtgaaccaaTGTGAATTTTAAAACTCTGACCCACAAAGCTAAGATATGACTTTCCCATGAATTTGGCTGCACCGTGCATCCAGCGATTCCCTGAGCTTTTGCATTTTCATTTCAGTTCGGCTTACGACCACAACCTGGAGAGGAACGTCGCCATCAAAAAGCTGAGCAGACCCTTTCAGAATCAGACTCATGCGAAACGAGCCTACAGAGAATTGGTGCTCATGAAATGTGTCAACCACAAGAATGtaagttttgtttctttttttttttttattcagatgtTTTTGGTTGTTTGTTTGACAGACTTGATTTCTATATCGATTCAAATACACATGCGGTGGCGGTCATGTTGTCATTTTGATCCGCTAGCGAGTAATaacctctttttttattttgacagataaTCGGTCTATTAAATGTATTCACACCACAGAAGACACTGGAGGAGTTCCAAGATGTGTGAGTATAACCCAGTTAATAGATCGGCTCACACATTGCACGTTTCAATTAATGCAGGGGGAAGCACACGAGGGGACTTGGATTATATTTGCCGACATTTATAGGCACTTAGTGAGTTCGGCTGAAGCTGTGGTTGGTGTGGAAGACTCCTCTAATGTGCTACGGATTTATTTAGAACGAAGATGCTGTGTTATGTCCATTGTTCAATCAAAAATGAGTTAATGATATTTCAACATTCCATGACTAATAAATATCTGTTTTTAACATATAAACTACCAAAATGTGGACTGGAATGATTAAATATACCGCAGAGTGTCATCCCGTTGAAATAGAATCGTACGCATGGCTCTTTGTGTGTTTGCGTTTCTTGTTTCTGCCTGATTGAAGCTAAAAAGGAAGCTGCACAAAATGGTAGCTGGaggcttgcaaaataagttccaGGATGAAAGAGTAGCACTCCATTTATGCGTGGGTGCGCTAAATTCAAATTGATCCTGTGTGTCTTTCTGCGCATTTGTACAATAATCAGTCTTTGACGCAAATTACTTCCTCCGGACACAAATAATGAGTCTTGAAGTGAGAGATGCCGTTGGGACTCAATTATTAATCTAAATGTTCCTGACAACAATTTGCAGATGGTGACATAACAGCTGTCAACTAATCTTATGTCATTCTTAAAAATCTGAATTCTGTCTGACAGTTTTCAAATGCCGTGGGATACAAATggcaacattttttattttttattttttgcaccaGTGTAAATAATTTTCAGTCGCACTCCTGCTAGGATTTTTAGTAACTTCGATGACgtgcatttttacatttttgtggCTGTTTCTACTTCTGTGGACTTTGTAGATATCTTGTTATGGAGTTGATGGACGCCAACCTCTGCCAGGTGATTCAGATGGAGCTGGACCACGAGAGGCTGTCTTACTTGCTCTACCAAATGCTGTGTGGAATCAAACACCTGCATGCAGCTGGAATCATTCATAGGGTCAGTACACACACAGGTCTAGATTTAGTGACATTTTGGTCAAAAATAcccggcagaccatgaaaggagTTGACATCTACAAGTTGTTGGAACACACTTGTGTTCACCTTGAAGCGACAGAACggtctatgaaaaaaaaacttgtcacacacgcacgtacacacactgcGGTCTGTCAATCACCCGCATCGAAGAAGCTGCAGCAGAGAGCCTCTTGCTCTGCCAAGCGGAACTAATTGAGCTCGAGGCGGAGAAAACCGGACTCACTCACACTGGCACGTCTTGGCACGCAAAGCCTTTACTAGGTGAACGGATGCAACATGACTCATGGCCACGCATTTGACTGTTTGAATTCTATTAACAGACTCATTCCAGCTTAATGTTAACCGAACAGATCAGTTCCAATTGAAATGAATTAtctagtttttttattattttgtatttttccccCCTACAGGACCTGAAGCCAAGTAACATTGTGGTCAAGTCAGATTGTACCCTTAAGATCCTGGACTTTGGCCTGGCCAGGACTGCTGCCACAGGGCTCCTCATGACGCCTTATGTGGTCACCCGTTATTACCGTGCCCCTGAAGTCATCCTGGGCATGGGTTACCAGGCTAACGGTGAGTGCTCGGAAGGGGtctttggaaaaaataaaattggcaGCGTTGTTTCCTTGTTCTTCCAAATGTCACACTCGGCGAGGCATCCAGGCATGACTGGCATTTCTGCTCTGCGGGAGAACTTTCTTTGCCCAGTGATATTTTAGCATGCGTTTGATGTTTTATGGGGCCTGTCCTTATTGTCATGCAGCCTGATTAAAACAAAGTTACAACCTCTGCAACGGCACAACAAAATACACGCTTTCATTCCATAATGGTTGACAAAACAAAACCTTAGTGATAAGACACTCTAATCATTTCTAATATTGCATAGAAGCATATTAGCCAATCAAAGTTAGCCACATCTAATATTAATTGAATACCGCCATAATATGATTTAGGCTTCAATGGAGATCATTCAAAGTGTTAAGATGCACAACCTCCATAAATATAGTAATAGTAAATTTCTGCTTCAAGCTGCAGCCCTTGCAAGTTGCAAGAAAATAAACACTTCTTTTGCTTATTGCTTTCTTACCCTGGCTTGACCAAAGTCATTGAAGTCAATCTTTCCCTGCTGACATTTGTGTTGCTGATTCTCTTCCCTCCTTCAATGCTGCACATTTGTAGTGGATATATGGGCTGTGGGCTGCATTATGGCAGAAATGGTTCGCCACAAAATCCTTTTCCCGGGAAGGGATTGTATCCTTGAATTGCTTGCAGCCTTTACTTAAACTactcacaaaacaaaacatcgcCTCCTACTGATGAAGCATTCCGAGTGTTGACACACTTAAATATTTTTGACTCGATGATACGACGTTTCCTAACGAATGATCTACATTTTTGATATTGCATGTATTTAATTTTTACCTCACATTGCAAGTACATGCCCCACGTTCTTATGTTTTTTGTCGTTTTAAGTTctcagtttttctttttcatcattTCCATCATGCATGTTAATTTAGTGGTTGTCATTCCATTTTTCAGTTGATGTCTGGTCTGTTGGCTGCATCATGGCTGAAATGGTCCGGGGTAGTGTGTTGTTTCCTGGCACTGATCGTATCCTTATGTCCAACCTCCATCCAAATGCCCCAAAATGCCGTCTTCGCTCATCCTTGTTCACATCTTTGCTCGCAACAAGAATTATTTTATTCCATTATTGTACCTCATTTTGATCTGTTTTGTCTTCTGCCGTGGCTTAAGACAACCTCTATTCGTTGGTCTTCTCGTATTTGTCTACCACTAAAGGAAACTGCAGTGAGAATAGTTATGGGTGGTTCTCAGATGCTGTGGTCCATCGGGATGGTCAAACACTGACTAACTTTTCTTCTCTTTACGACCAATCACCAGATTTCATACTGCAGAGATCAAAAAACGTGACTGAGATTTGTGCTGTCGTTTATGTTCGACTGTATTTTCAGTGGATTTCAAGACCTgctccctcataaaaatgttagCCCTCCATCATTGCGCCCAGTTCTTTTCTTAACATTGTAACTTAAAGATATTGACCAGTGGAATAAGGTGATCGAGCAGTTGGGGACCCCGTCTCAGGAGTTCCTGATGAAACTCAACCAATCGGTGAGGACCTACGTGGAGAACCGACCGCGCTATGCCGGCTACAGCTTCGAGAAGCTATTTCCCGACGTTCTGTTTCCCGCAGACTCTGA contains these protein-coding regions:
- the mapk8b gene encoding mitogen-activated protein kinase 8 isoform X2; the protein is MNRNKREKEYYSIDVGDSTFMVLKRYQNLRPIGSGAQGIVCSAYDHNLERNVAIKKLSRPFQNQTHAKRAYRELVLMKCVNHKNIIGLLNVFTPQKTLEEFQDVYLVMELMDANLCQVIQMELDHERLSYLLYQMLCGIKHLHAAGIIHRDLKPSNIVVKSDCTLKILDFGLARTAATGLLMTPYVVTRYYRAPEVILGMGYQANVDIWAVGCIMAEMVRHKILFPGRDYIDQWNKVIEQLGTPSQEFLMKLNQSVRTYVENRPRYAGYSFEKLFPDVLFPADSEHNKLKASQARDLLSKMLVIDASKRISVDEALQHSYINVWYDPTEVEAPPPAITDKQLDEREHTVEEWKELIYKEVLDWEERTKNGVIRGPPASIGATVSSDPPQQHQHPPATRSPAHVTSTSTEPDTGDALGRCR
- the mapk8b gene encoding mitogen-activated protein kinase 8 isoform X3: MNRNKREKEYYSIDVGDSTFMVLKRYQNLRPIGSGAQGIVCSAYDHNLERNVAIKKLSRPFQNQTHAKRAYRELVLMKCVNHKNIIGLLNVFTPQKTLEEFQDVYLVMELMDANLCQVIQMELDHERLSYLLYQMLCGIKHLHAAGIIHRDLKPSNIVVKSDCTLKILDFGLARTAATGLLMTPYVVTRYYRAPEVILGMGYQANVDVWSVGCIMAEMVRGSVLFPGTDHIDQWNKVIEQLGTPSQEFLMKLNQSVRTYVENRPRYAGYSFEKLFPDVLFPADSEHNKLKASQARDLLSKMLVIDASKRISVDEALQHSYINVWYDPTEVEAPPPAITDKQLDEREHTVEEWKELIYKEVLDWEERTKNGVIRGPPASIAQVQQ
- the mapk8b gene encoding mitogen-activated protein kinase 8 isoform X4; the encoded protein is MNRNKREKEYYSIDVGDSTFMVLKRYQNLRPIGSGAQGIVCSAYDHNLERNVAIKKLSRPFQNQTHAKRAYRELVLMKCVNHKNIIGLLNVFTPQKTLEEFQDVYLVMELMDANLCQVIQMELDHERLSYLLYQMLCGIKHLHAAGIIHRDLKPSNIVVKSDCTLKILDFGLARTAATGLLMTPYVVTRYYRAPEVILGMGYQANVDVWSVGCIMAEMVRGSVLFPGTDHIDQWNKVIEQLGTPSQEFLMKLNQSVRTYVENRPRYAGYSFEKLFPDVLFPADSEHNKLKALWRYIVGFQGVLENTKVPEVAFSRFEMIPFTLLRIKEVP
- the mapk8b gene encoding mitogen-activated protein kinase 8 isoform X1, with product MNRNKREKEYYSIDVGDSTFMVLKRYQNLRPIGSGAQGIVCSAYDHNLERNVAIKKLSRPFQNQTHAKRAYRELVLMKCVNHKNIIGLLNVFTPQKTLEEFQDVYLVMELMDANLCQVIQMELDHERLSYLLYQMLCGIKHLHAAGIIHRDLKPSNIVVKSDCTLKILDFGLARTAATGLLMTPYVVTRYYRAPEVILGMGYQANVDVWSVGCIMAEMVRGSVLFPGTDHIDQWNKVIEQLGTPSQEFLMKLNQSVRTYVENRPRYAGYSFEKLFPDVLFPADSEHNKLKASQARDLLSKMLVIDASKRISVDEALQHSYINVWYDPTEVEAPPPAITDKQLDEREHTVEEWKELIYKEVLDWEERTKNGVIRGPPASIGATVSSDPPQQHQHPPATRSPAHVTSTSTEPDTGDALGRCR